A window of bacterium genomic DNA:
ACCTGCTCGTGATCCGCCGTCTCCAGTTTCTTGAAGACTTCCATCGTACCCTCGGATGGAATGGCAAGGGGCTTAAGCCCCTTGTCTGAGCCGTGCGGGCGGATCAGGCCGCCTTCTTGAACATCCGGTACCAGCCGATGACGAAGGGCGCGGCGATGAAGATCGAGGAGTACGTGCCCACGATGATGCCGATGGTCAGGGCCAGGGCAAAGTCGTGGATGACGCTGCCCCCGAAGAGGACGAGCACCAGGGTCACGATCAGGGTCGTCCCCGAGGTGAGTATCGTGCGCGACAGGGTCTCGTTGATGGCTTTGTTGATGATCTCCTCCAGCGTCCTGCGCCGCAGGAGCTTGCGGTCCTCGCGGATGCGGTCGAAGACGACGATGGTGTCGTTCAAGGAGTAGCCGATCAGGGTCAGAATGGCGGCGATGATGGCGAGGTTGATCTCCTTGCCCAACAGGGAGAAGATGCCCAGGGTCACGAACACGTCGTGGAACAGGGCGATGATGGCCCCCAAGGCGAAGACGAACTCGAAGCGCAGGGAGATGTACAACAGGAGCCCGATCATGGCGGCGATGACCGAGTAGATGGCCGCGGTACCCAGCTCCAGGCCCACCTTGGGGCCGATGACGTTCACGCCCTGGATCTCGAAACCGGAAAGGTAGCTCCCGGCGAGGAGCCGATTCACGGCCTCGGAGTCGAGCCCCGCGTCCCGGGCCAGCTGCTCGACCTCGGCGGTGTCCCCGAGGAGGCGCATGGTCTGGATGCCGCCCAGGTTCCGGGCCCCGGCGAACGCATCGGCAAGGAGCCCGGCGTTTTCGATGCCCATGAGGGGCTCGAGGAGCTTCGCGTAATCCGAGCGGGAGTTGGGGGCGTTGAGGTTCACCAGGCCGGCGGTGGACCCCCCGGCGGGCAGCCCCACCGGTGGGCGCAGCTCGGAGAGAACCTCGCTGATGCTGGTGTGGGTCGTCCGCTCGATCATCCGCTCGATGGTGGTGGCCAACACCCGCGCGTCGGCGGTGTTGAGGGCGGGCCTCGTCTCCACGCCGACGGTCACCGCGAAGGGGTTCTCATCGAGATCGAAGTTCTCCTTGAAGAAACCCAGGTACTCCGCGGGGAAGCCATCTATCTGGGTGAGCTCGTCGAAGGAGGTGAAGTGCCCGACGGTATCCCGCCGGTGGACGATGGCGGCGGCCAGGGCCTCCCCCGTGTTCGCCACCTTGTTGCGGATGACCACCTCGTCCGCGGCGGTACCCTGGGTATAGACGTCCATGTCGAGGCCGCCGCGGATTTTCGTCAGGTCATCGGTAGAGATGGCCTCGGCGAACTTGACCTGGACCCGCACGCCGCCGGTGAAGTCAATGCCGAGGTTGAACCCCCCATTGATGATGAAGCTGACGATGCCCGCCAGGATGACCAACCCGGAGGCGAGGAAGGCGATTCTCCGCCGGCCGATGAAATCGAAATGGGCGTCGGTGAAAATCTGCAAGTTCAACCCCCTTGCCTTTCAAGGCGTCCGTTCGGGGCGGTGCCGAGGGGTGGGAACAAGGGGTTTTGCCGAAGGCATAGCTCGCTTCGCTCGGTTAAACCCCTTGCCTTTCCCCTTGTCTCAACAAAAAACCGCGCTCGCCGGCCGATCTAGATGGAAAGCTTCGTCAGGTGCCGGCGACGTATGCGGAAGTCGAATATCGCCCGGGTCACGAGGATCGCGGTGAACATGCTGGCCAGGATGCCGATGGCCAGCGTGACCGCGAAGCCCCGGATAGCCCCCGTGCCCAGGACGTAAAGCACACCGGCGGTGATGAGTGTGGTGATGTTGGAGTCGAAGATGGTGATGAAGGCCTTGTCGTATCCGACGTTGATGGCCGTGGCCACCGCCACCGCGGGCTTGGTCGCGCCCGACTCGCCCAGCCGCACGCCCTTGCGCAGCTCCTCGCGGATGCGCTCGAAGATGAGCACGTTGGCGTCCACGGCCATGCCGATGGTGAGGATGATGCCGGCGATGCCGGGCAGGGTGAGGGTGGCGCCAAAAATGGCCAGCGCGGCGATGATGATGATCATGTTGAACAAGAGGGCCACGACGGAGATAACGCCGGAGAAACGATACCAGAAGATCATGAAGCCCATCACCAGCACGAGCCCCACGAGGGCCGCCGTCACGCCGTACTTGATCGAGTCCGAGCCCAGACTCGGCCCGATGGTGTCCTCCATGACCACGTTCAAGGCCACCGGCAGGGCCCCGTTGCGCAGGTTGATCGCCAGATCCTTGGCCCGATCCACGGTGAAGTTGCCCCGGATGATGCCCTCGCCGGGAATCTCCTCCTCGATGACCGGGGCCGAGATGACCTCGTCGTCCAGGATGATGGCCAGCTGACTTCCCACGTGGGTGCCGGTGACCTCCCGGAAGGCCTCGGCGCCGGTGTAGTTGAAGGAGAAGCTCACGGCGGGCAGGCCCTGCTGGCTCTCGCGGGTGTACTGGGCATCGGTCAGGTCGGAGCCCTTGATCGGGCGGCGGGCGTCCAGGAGGTAGATCTGATAGTAGCTCTCCACGGGGGAGCCGTACGCGTCGGTCAGGCTCTGCGCTATCTCGTTCTCGTAGTCCGCGGAGTTCTTGTCCAGCCGCTGCTCCACCGAAAGGGCCAGCCGGAAGCCGGGGTATTCGGAGACCAGCCCCCGGTCGTTGATCAGCTTGTCCAGCCCGTTCCTCATGGAAGCGGGGGCGTAGATGCCGTGCCCGAGGTTGTAGACGTTGGACAGGACCGATCGGTAGACGGGGTAGCCGGAGGCCTTGGACAGAATCTTCTCCAGCCGGCCCTCGGAGTCCACCAGCATGAACTCGAGCACCGCCCGCTCCCCGATGAGCTTCTTGGCCCGTTCCGTGTCGTTGATACCCGGCAGCCGGACGACGATGCCCGAGTCGCCTATCTGCTCCACCTCGGGCTCGGCCACGCCGAACTCGTCCACCCGGCGGCGGATGATCTCCAGGACGGTGTCCAGCGTGACCTGCTCGTCGCCGGGGGGCACGTTGGACATATCCGCCTCGTAGCGCATCACCATGCCGCCCGAGAGGTCCAGGCCCAGCTTGACCTTGTCCACGGGCATCCATTGGGACACCTCGGGGGGCAGGCTGTCCAGGACGCCGGTGGTCGGCAGGGCGAAGGCCAGGGCGAAGGCGAAGACCAGCCAAGCGATGAGTCCGTAGAACCGGCGCTTTCTCGCCATTTACGCTCCTCGCGGGTGAGTGGCGACCGATGGGTTACCGCAATTCTTTGGAGCTTCCGCAGCTCTCAGCTCAAACACGTTCGGCTCCCGGAACGGGCAGAGGGATTCTAGATAATACCGGCTAAATGGCCTACCGACCGTCGCTCACTCCCAGCTCCAGGCAGGCGGTCGCTTCCAATTCCGGGGGACTCGTCAGCCCGGCGGCCAGCAGAAAAAATCCCCGGGCGGCCACCATGGCCGCGTTGTCCATCGCGTACTCGAGGGGGGCGAAGCGGACCTCGACTCCCTCGTCTTCGGCCCGTCGGGACAGCATTTCGCGCAGGCCCCGATTGGCCGCCACCCCGCCTCCGACGACCAGCTTTTTCAGAGAAATTTCCCGGCAGGCGGCCAGCGCCTTTTCGGTGAGGGTCTCGACGACCGCGGCCTGAAAACCCGCCGCGACCCCCGCCCTCCGCTCCTCCAACCGACCCGCCCCTTCCAGCTCGGCCACCCGTCGCGCCACGGCGGTCTTGAGCCCCGAGAAGCTGAAATCGAGCCCCTCGGGCAGCGGCCGGGTGAACGGCTCCGGCTCGCTCTCGCAGGTGGCGGCCAGCTCGTCGAGAACCGCTCCCGCCGGGTAGGGGATGCCCAGCAGGCGCCCCACCTTGTCGTAGGCCTCGCCCGCGGCGTCGTCCAGCGTCTCCCCCAGCAACCTGAACCGAAGCAGACCCCTCCCCCCCCCTCTCCCGGCCCAACTTCGTAGTTCAGCCCCACCAGGAGCGCGCCGGTGAGCCCCGGGCCGTAGGTGGCGGCCACGCCGCCCAGGTCGTCGTAAGTCACCCCGGCGACCGAGAGCGCGTCGCGGACCACGGGCAGAATCCTCGCCGCGTGGTTCCGCCCGGCCAGCTCGGGGACCACCCCGCCGTACCGGGAGAAGAAGGCGGCCTGGGAGCTGACGACGTCGGACAGAACCCGGCGCCCGTCCTCCACGACGGCGGCCGCCGTCTCATCGCACGAGGTCTCCAGGCCCAGAACCAGCAGCGCGCCACCTCACTTCGGAGGAGCGGATTTTAGCACACGCCCCGCCCCACGGCAAGCTCATCGGTTCACCCGCCGGATGAGCACCAGTCCCGCCAGACCGAAGAGGATGTTCGGCAGGAAGGCGGCGACGAAGGGAGAGATGACGCCGCGCTGGCCGAAGGCCCGGCCCACGGCGATGAATCCCCATAAAATGAAGCCCAGAAGCACCGCCATCCCGAACCCCAGGGCGGTACCCGACCGGGCGGTGCGGATGGCCAGCGGCGCCCCGATGAGAATCACGATCAGGTTCGCCAAAGGGACGCTTACCTTCAGGTCCAGCTCCACCCGCTCCTTGGCCGGGTCCTTGCCGGCCCGCTCCATCCGCTCGATGTGGGCGGAAAGCTCGCCGTAGGTCATGTCCTCCGGCGTCCGCGCCTCGATGGCGAACTCCCCCGGCGCCTCGGTTATCGGCACCACCATCTCCTCCACGTCAACGAGCGTCAGCTCCTGGCCCTCGGGGCCGAAGGTGCGCACCTCGCAGTCGTAGAAGTGCCACTCA
This region includes:
- the secD gene encoding protein translocase subunit SecD, producing MARKRRFYGLIAWLVFAFALAFALPTTGVLDSLPPEVSQWMPVDKVKLGLDLSGGMVMRYEADMSNVPPGDEQVTLDTVLEIIRRRVDEFGVAEPEVEQIGDSGIVVRLPGINDTERAKKLIGERAVLEFMLVDSEGRLEKILSKASGYPVYRSVLSNVYNLGHGIYAPASMRNGLDKLINDRGLVSEYPGFRLALSVEQRLDKNSADYENEIAQSLTDAYGSPVESYYQIYLLDARRPIKGSDLTDAQYTRESQQGLPAVSFSFNYTGAEAFREVTGTHVGSQLAIILDDEVISAPVIEEEIPGEGIIRGNFTVDRAKDLAINLRNGALPVALNVVMEDTIGPSLGSDSIKYGVTAALVGLVLVMGFMIFWYRFSGVISVVALLFNMIIIIAALAIFGATLTLPGIAGIILTIGMAVDANVLIFERIREELRKGVRLGESGATKPAVAVATAINVGYDKAFITIFDSNITTLITAGVLYVLGTGAIRGFAVTLAIGILASMFTAILVTRAIFDFRIRRRHLTKLSI
- the secF gene encoding protein translocase subunit SecF; translation: MQIFTDAHFDFIGRRRIAFLASGLVILAGIVSFIINGGFNLGIDFTGGVRVQVKFAEAISTDDLTKIRGGLDMDVYTQGTAADEVVIRNKVANTGEALAAAIVHRRDTVGHFTSFDELTQIDGFPAEYLGFFKENFDLDENPFAVTVGVETRPALNTADARVLATTIERMIERTTHTSISEVLSELRPPVGLPAGGSTAGLVNLNAPNSRSDYAKLLEPLMGIENAGLLADAFAGARNLGGIQTMRLLGDTAEVEQLARDAGLDSEAVNRLLAGSYLSGFEIQGVNVIGPKVGLELGTAAIYSVIAAMIGLLLYISLRFEFVFALGAIIALFHDVFVTLGIFSLLGKEINLAIIAAILTLIGYSLNDTIVVFDRIREDRKLLRRRTLEEIINKAINETLSRTILTSGTTLIVTLVLVLFGGSVIHDFALALTIGIIVGTYSSIFIAAPFVIGWYRMFKKAA